A single window of Candidatus Deferrimicrobiaceae bacterium DNA harbors:
- a CDS encoding zf-HC2 domain-containing protein — MECAKTWDRLSAYLDGDLPEQEREGIAQHLRQCARCAEEERALKETLTLLRNLPAGQAPPELIEGVRLRIGKEQAKTPLWKKLFLPAHIKIPLEAAAVVLVFLLAYGVQKEMPSSNAPPPPASVGSGQTETATGMRENRQKAGAPARPPTEGSDRETRKKETRRQTAAAMPEEKKPADDFAPRPEKSAGPAKTELPSVPATRVSTGGGAIGTAFPGTPQAEEALAPRGFAHPESRLLRPPPYEKEVTIEVAPGDRAGLADRIADAALRLGGTFRREITVVPGGFGAGETPPLREIIRVVLPVDRAGVFLAELEKMGTVPPEETPGPFDLPAGPAPDTVAYTVRIRVR, encoded by the coding sequence ATGGAATGCGCAAAAACATGGGACCGTCTCTCCGCTTACCTTGACGGGGATCTCCCGGAGCAGGAGAGGGAGGGGATCGCGCAGCACCTGCGGCAATGCGCGCGGTGCGCCGAGGAGGAGAGGGCCCTCAAGGAAACGCTTACTCTCCTCCGGAATCTCCCCGCCGGACAAGCGCCCCCCGAACTGATCGAGGGGGTCAGGTTGCGCATCGGGAAAGAACAGGCGAAAACACCGTTGTGGAAAAAACTCTTCCTTCCCGCCCACATCAAGATCCCTCTCGAGGCCGCCGCCGTGGTGCTGGTCTTCCTCCTCGCCTACGGAGTCCAGAAAGAGATGCCGTCTTCGAACGCCCCCCCTCCTCCCGCCTCCGTCGGAAGCGGACAAACGGAAACCGCGACCGGCATGCGGGAGAACCGGCAGAAGGCGGGTGCCCCCGCCAGGCCGCCGACCGAGGGATCCGACCGGGAGACAAGAAAGAAAGAGACGCGCCGCCAGACCGCCGCGGCGATGCCCGAGGAAAAGAAACCCGCGGACGATTTCGCGCCCCGTCCCGAAAAATCGGCCGGCCCGGCCAAGACGGAACTCCCTTCGGTCCCCGCCACCCGCGTGAGCACCGGGGGGGGCGCGATCGGAACCGCGTTCCCCGGGACGCCGCAGGCGGAGGAAGCCTTAGCCCCTCGCGGATTCGCCCATCCGGAGTCCAGGCTGCTCCGGCCTCCACCTTACGAGAAGGAAGTGACGATCGAGGTCGCCCCCGGGGACCGGGCGGGGCTTGCGGACCGCATCGCCGACGCCGCCTTGCGTCTGGGTGGGACGTTCCGCCGGGAGATAACGGTCGTGCCGGGGGGATTCGGAGCCGGGGAGACGCCTCCTCTTCGCGAGATCATCCGGGTCGTTCTTCCGGTCGATCGCGCCGGCGTATTTCTCGCGGAACTGGAAAAAATGGGGACGGTTCCTCCGGAGGAGACGCCCGGCCCCTTCGATCTGCCCGCCGGCCCGGCGCCCGACACCGTCGCCTACACGGTGCGCATCCGCGTCCGATGA
- a CDS encoding sigma-70 family RNA polymerase sigma factor, producing MEAFREGRPGAFDAIVRAHQDRVYAFCARMLSDREDALDIAQEVFLSAYRNLPGFRGESSLSTWLLRIATNRCLNRIRQRTARAAREVSPGEPRDEDAPFQPPGKEEDRPERMVETRETGRILEAAIAKLDEDSRLLVLLSDVEGFTYEELAAAAGIPLGTVKSKLHRARMALRKMLAPVV from the coding sequence GTGGAAGCCTTTCGGGAGGGAAGACCCGGCGCGTTCGACGCCATCGTCAGGGCCCACCAGGACCGGGTATATGCCTTCTGCGCGCGGATGCTGTCCGACCGGGAGGATGCCTTGGACATCGCGCAGGAGGTATTCCTGTCGGCCTACCGGAATCTTCCGGGGTTCCGCGGGGAGTCGTCGCTCTCCACCTGGCTGCTCCGCATCGCAACCAACCGGTGCCTCAACCGCATCCGTCAGCGGACGGCCCGGGCCGCAAGGGAAGTTTCCCCCGGCGAACCGCGGGACGAAGACGCGCCATTCCAGCCTCCCGGCAAGGAGGAGGACCGCCCCGAACGGATGGTCGAAACGCGGGAGACCGGGAGGATCCTGGAAGCGGCGATCGCAAAGCTCGACGAGGATTCCCGGCTGCTCGTGCTTCTGTCCGATGTGGAGGGATTTACGTACGAGGAACTCGCGGCGGCGGCGGGGATCCCGCTGGGCACGGTGAAATCGAAGCTGCACAGGGCGAGAATGGCGCTGCGCAAGATGCTGGCGCCGGTCGTGTAA